From the Anoplolepis gracilipes chromosome 15, ASM4749672v1, whole genome shotgun sequence genome, the window GATCATTTGGCGCTGCGCGCTGATGCGCGGAAAGCGTTGCTGATCGCCGCTATTCTGCACCCCGCGGGGAAACGCGCGGGGGCTgggaaaaaaaatcgtcgtCGGTAAGTGTTCCACTTGCTATTGATTGCGTTAGACTGTCCGATGACGCCCCGCGAATGGCGTTGGTACTCGTtaataaaatgcgaaaatgAGAAAATCAAAGTTTATTCGGAGAGATCGAGAACATGAATATGTAGATGAAATTTAGAACAAATTtccacaaattaaatttatcgtgCGAAGCAAGAATTTACCTTGcaaaatgtgcaaaaatttcgtaaaaaattgcattcgTATGAAATAGATTCGTGCGAGATTGAGAATTTATTtgcgaaaatgaaaatatgcgAAAAATTTGGGAATGGAAAAactgcaataataaaattaattccagcgagaaagagagagaaattattctCGCGagaaatgtgaaaataaataacttcatCAAATAAAGCAACTTACGCGATGCAATCgacattttgaatttatttataaaagtgcGAGGAgttacaagataaaaaaaattttgtcgatgaaaataatttcgcaatgcaggattttatttaaaaaaaaaaaaaatgcaaaactggaatttgtaaatataggGCTTGAGTAGAAAGGAGGGGAAAAATTTGCCAGTTAAATCGAAAGACTGAAGGATGAGATCCTACGACGGCGAGAGCAGCTCAACAGAGGACGACGATCGCAGGGAAGGTCTGCCGGAGGCGCATCTGCAACAAGGATCCTGGCAACGCACAGCGTCGCACCCAACCTGGGCCTGGGAGCATCGTAACGTTGTaagtaataattgtaaaacacatgagaaatatatatatatatatatatatatatatatatatatatatatatatatatatttaaaattgtaacacaAGAAATGACAGAAAAATATCTGTTTCAGCATCCACTGCCTCCACAATCGGCAGCGGCCCTCGAATCCGTATATTCGACACCAGGGGCCTCACATCCGGGTGTCTCGGGTCCACCGGCGGCCTATTCATCGGAACACACCCAGAGTGCACCTGGACGAAGGACTCCGTTAGGTGCCGTGGGTCTCGGTGGCTTTTACTTTCAACAACAACCGCAACCGCACGCTTCCTCCAGCGCGTTGTCCGATGAAAATCGACCGGACGAGAGGTTTACTTTGAATCtaattacgttttaaaatttttcaagctaaagaaaaaaaataaagtcacTTGAGAAtttacataaagaaaataacttaaaaaaaattcaattcgaaattgcatatataaaactgaaaaaagatgtacatacataataaaataattgaataaaatatacttttgtaagaAACATCCAATAAAatgcgtatataattattaattctgacgcatataatttttttttcagaccaACAGGCTCGCGATTAAACTGCCCACCGAAATCGAAGACGACTCGTCAAGGAAAGAGCGTAAGATTGAATATTAACGCGCGCGAACGTAGAAGGATGCACGATTTGAACGACGCCCTAGACGAACTTCGTTCTGTCATTCCTTACGCGCACAGTCCTTCAGTGAGGAAGCTATCGAAAATAGCCACCCTTCTCCtggcaaaaaattatatccttaTGCAAGGTAATGAGGATGTTTAACGCGCGAGATATtactatttacaattttaatatataaaattttttaaataatctctagaaagaaacaaaattaagtTACAGGTTTCAAGTATCTAATAAAGTATCCAAAATGtatcgtaaaatttttataaagtttatcataaggttttaattaattaatgacaaaTTAATCGTTTAGGCAACGCGCTGGACGAGCTCCGCAGAGTGATAGCCGTTCTGCAATCACCCCATGCACACACCACCGCCCTACCGCCCACCCCAGTCTCCTACGATCTTCTGCAGGGATTCCCCGGCAAGCTATTCCAGGGGGTACAGGAGATGCAAGGACTTCCTACGAACGATCCTCAAATCGTGACCGGTCCTCCGACCGATGGTACGGTCGCCAGCGGAGAGTCGAATtgaagaatcaaatatttcttccTACTTTTTTTCGCTCGTGAAAAAAAACGTAAATCGATCGTGGGAGAATACGAGCCAcagaattaaatatgataaaatgcgATAGAATAGCGAGAGGAGAAGATTTTAAGTATTTGCAAATCTTTCAGGCCTAAGTCTAAGATTGATAATCTAAGATGTACGAGAATCTCTTAAGGAGCACTTTTGAAAGTGGAAATGCCTTTGGCTATatgaaagtattaattattagagtACTATTGAAACGCAAATTAACTTTTCCAGAGGAAAAGGGATGGATTAACATCCCTTATTTAAatggtaaataatttatatatttatctaaaaatcaaAACGCGAAAGAACGAATTAcacatcattttatttttttccgtaACAAAATGCGTAATAAAGTCAAGTAAAGTAAACAGAAGAGATAAtactcaaaataattaaagaaacagTGAAagataagaattaattaaaatacataaaaaaggaAGTTTTTTCAACGGAAagaagtaatatatatgataatttccAGTgacatttcgattaaaaaagttaattcaaatttatcttaaagTCCAAATGAAGGACGAAGTTACTGCGAAAGTATTGCGAAAGTATTAGCGATTATAAGAAGCAATTGATACTGTCACGATCGTAAAGTCAATGATACAGCAATAAGACGATGGCGCGTTTTCGTCTCTCTGACAATCTCGCAGAGATAGCATTTCGATCGCGGAAGACCGATTATGTAATCACTTTAGCATTGAAAGATTCGAATAAACAAAGTTGTAAAATttgcaaagataaaaatatacatacacgatTCAATCATCAGAATCCTCGGTTTTCGAAGTAGAAGGCCAGAAGGACGAAAACGTCGCCAGGACTTGGGACACGAAGAGTTCTCAAGTCTCGTCCAGAAACACGATAGTCAATATTAGTATGTGATACGTGTCGAGGAGTTCTAGTCTATATACAAcataaagatatattgaatattcatatacacatatacagtatatatatatatatacacatatacatatatatatttaataatctaaacGAGGCATCGACTTACgacttatttatatacttaagaATCTACTATATACAATGTGCCACAGTAAGAATTTAGTTACTTCGAGGAGCGAATGGGCAAGCGAGCGcgatggaaaaagagaaagagaaagaacatgtgagattggaaaaaaaagaaaactatttACTGTGCTATTTGTGAGAAATATCGTGCGATCCTTTTTTTTCGCAACGCAGTCATTTCTCGAGACAAAAGTAAGAATGAGGTAGCGTCTCTCAAAAACGAAAGATATACTTGTTGTAGAGTGtagataataattgtttagtgctctcaaaataaaatctatttaaaagaattcaaTATCCGATGAGCGTGAGATTATCAggattatcatattttatagtttactttattttaattgtctctggattttatttaaatttggtTTTATATtctgctttattttttttttttttaatttttatttccaattaggcgtctatttttcattgatatattatctttcaatGGCAGTTGTTAtcattatctatttttctcttttcaagaCGCtactttaattatctttaacttGCTTTTCAAGCAAGTGCcacgcaaaatttttaattaaggaCAGCGCTATCTCGCAATGTTCTTTATGAAGGATGATACattctatacatatgtacttCATCTTTATGACTtcgattaaaagaaatttttttggtCAATTTATTTCCAAGCAAAATAACAACTTATCTCCAACTTCAAAAATTGCCGCCTCTGAAGTGGCGCTACTTGCCGCTTGTAGACGCAAGCTACTCTTCAAGGTCTCCGACTATCTATCTGCGTCATGATTGCTGTCAAAAATATCACTTGAAATCCCGTAAATGGACTTGGTCGACGTCGGGTGCTAGGCTGTTTCAGAAAGGGgtatgcaaaaaatttatcaaactcTTCTCGCAAGTGATAACCGTACGTTAAGTAGCAGTGTGGGGGAACGATCAGCAATCGTCTGGTGGCGCCATCAAGCCATGCTGGTCTACCATCATGCTGGTCTCTCATTCGGTCGCCTCCAGTGCTGGCAAGAGGACCTGATCGTCACGATCAGAAGTAGATCGTGCCGTTTGTGCGTGCGTGCCCCCATCAAGATGGCTTTGTCCATTGCGACGCTGTTGTGATATCATATCCAGACAACAGAGGGGGAATCTGATTAATCGGATTACTCCGAAGTGCGGAAGGGAATCGTCAGCACGACGACAATCACCATTACGACGAGAAGAAGAAAGGCGGCAACTAGCAACATCTTCAGCGACGCGGAGATGTGACGCTCGTCGGCGAACCGGTGAGTGCAAGTGAGTTCCTTAACTTTTCTGACCAGCCAGTGACCTGGTCGACCTTTTTCGAGAAATAGGTGACTCCTTCAAAACCGGAATCTCACGATGGCGTAGCTGCTGATGACGAGagagtaaaagagagaaagagagatagatagacagagagaaagagaaggaaagagagagagagagagagagagagagagtgagagagatagagaggagCAATTCTTTGAAGAAGTGGGAGAAAGgcagggaaagagagagagagagagagagagagagagaaaggtgtTGTtggagatataatattaatcgtaTAGATGCTGTTACTTGCGAAACACAAAGTGGCTAAAGAGGTTTCTGATAGCTGTGCCACTTTGTCATCATCAGGACTCTGCAGGTGCAGTTGTACAAATGCGTGGATAGAGACACTCGGTTGGTAACAGTTTCTTGATTCTTTCTCGAGATAGGAAGCttgtaggaaaaaaaaaaatattgttttatatatattgtcgtAGGATCGGAGTGTGCTTGCGTTAATAActgttcttaaaaaaaaaaaaaatacgtttgtctttttttttttttcttttcatgatTGCATtagaaaacattcttttattattattaattttggagtaaacaaaatatttcagagtgagagatttttttttttttttcattcataattttgaattaggAAACTATTTTGAagcagaaaagaaaatatttctttattagcAACTAAAATAGCGAGATATTTTGGAGCAGAGGATAAAGTTtcgatatcaataattttggagcgcaaaaatatattgaagcaGAGAGAAGAAAGTTTGTCCTTATcagtaatattgtaaaaagtatCTCGAAAGGCTCTTTCACTAATAATTAAGGATtagaaaaagtattattattattattaatgattttgaatcacgagaaatatttaattatctagcGCCAGCTTTGTGCGCGtcgaatttattatactccGACTTTAAGTTTATAATGTCGAGTTTAGCTCGgtgtataaagtaaaataaagatattgaaagTGTCTTAAATATATCTAGCAATCGAGATAAACATGTAGTAAAGTTTGTACCTGGGTAAGTACGTCAAGAAAATTCCTGATAGTGTTTTTGCGTCTgtgtttgcaatattttaagcGTTACATAAGATGgcagatttaaattaaacttaagtCTGCCTGGTTTTACGAGATTTCATCGTAAAAATTTCTGTCATTTAAGTAGAGAAGTACAGtcgattgaaatatattgacCAGAGTTCGAAGATATAATCCGATAAAGGATTTCcgttctttaatttttcatcacaATTTCGGCAAGGTTTATTTACCTTCCACGTAGCTGTGCGAATAAAGATGTGAATGATGTATTTAGAATTTAGATTCGTATTTATTCAACAACATCGAACACAATAGGATAAACTTTTTGCTGAGTAACTGAATCGGAATACATAGTAAGACAGCATAAACCATACTATTACATGCAATTAGAAAGTAAACTATAAGCTGTcaggaaaaatgaaaagacgGGAAGAGAATAATGATTGACATGAGtgctttcctttttttattaatattataatgtattataatatacatgtctatcgtttctttacttttttcattaGAATTTTTACTATGAAacaactaaattatttatatcaagctattgtgaatttaaaagtaacttcaaagtgatattttttacgGCAAATGAGAAAGTTACTTTTACCTTTCCGATGAGATAAAAGACATAATTGCCATTAATAATTTCCTGTATACCTCGATCTTAATGATAAGAAACCCAAATTGACTTTCCCTCGTCCTTATTTCAGGGCTGTATCTCTATAtcgttttgataaaataactcCAAAagcgaataaaattgtttgtacaataattttcaattaatataatagaatttgtgTGACTATCTAATTAGATAAGAAAATTGCggtaattttatgaaatttagcagtaaaataatatcaactataattttcttataaaagaaattattattttaaggaaatcatttttttacagaaaatgaGATTACATTAAGATTATAAtgatactattataaatattgctatAACAGAActgcttttaattaatagttttaaaatttaagtctCTCTTTGTAAATTGATCTCTTTGTAGATTGACGCTTATTgtgtttatctttttaattttacgaataaataataggagatgatatatatatatatatatatatatatatatatatatatatatatatatatatatatatcgtaataaaaactaaataataataatgagtataaaagatgttttaaaattaatataaactgtAATTTCCTCGAATCGATGACATCACTACCCTGTACGTTGCATTCGTCTCTATCTATCTCATCACAATGCACGTGGACGATCATATTTATCGCATATGAAGTGAACACGTGAGTCATGAGAAATTCACATAGTAACGCCTGTGCATCACGATCGTAAATAATGAATGTAATTACGCGAGGCTTGTGGATTAACTGAACGCTTTAGCGCATAAAATTGTTGCATTGATATCAGAAAAGTCGATATCGGCCAGTTGCCatcttacaaattaattaattaattcttgttTCTTTGTTACACGTTAAATCTGTCATCGCAATATCCGATGAAATTATCCgataaaattggaaatttaGTGTTCGcgaaaattcttaataatcttcacaatttaaaagtaagacatttttcattacatatttgtgattcattattcatattataatttatatattatttatgttgcgtaataaagagaaaataatatattttccaatgtGCTTATTCGacatctataatttttatatataaaaatgcttgAATtccatttatacattttgaaagTAATCCATTTCAATCTTGTgcagaataaatatttgaaaaaattgtctgATTTATCGCACGACGTGTGACTTTAAGTATGAAACATAACGGTGTTGACGCACTTCCGGCGTGCTTATCTCGCAGGTAACAGTTGTGACGTATAGGTTGCAAAATCGGCCCGGTCCGTGCATAATTGAAAACACCTACGCAAAGCGCAATCTCTCAAGAATCTCGCATCATTGCGCAAGTAGGTACATaagtaattacataatttgtaCTTGGAAAATTGTTCagagaaatatatgaaaattaatacttaataaattgtattttgaatcaaggaaaaatcaatatttaaaaaaattaattaattttataaacataataaattatcaaagaaaaaaatacaaataaaaataaaaaaaggaattgaaatattaatataatttataaatattatctacacAAGAAAATTCGTAATGTCAAGACTAATTGGAAAAATAACAGTTTtgcaattatcattaattgagTTTTTAAATTCGAAATTAGAAGCGCtggaaaagaataaataatgcttatcgccatatttttaaatcgtcTTTATGCGAccttttaaaatgttattctttTGCTTTGcttttcattaattgaataataattcaatttttttacattacattctTTTAATCGTAAACATACCTACAGTTACAGACCACGTGCAATTGTTCGATATCAATTAAGCTGATAAATTAAAGTTCAAGTGTTTGACTGATAAATTAAGTTCATTTAACGAAAGCTAAATACGAATTTAAGTTTGAACAGCGCTAAATTCCAGTGTATTTTTTTACGGCTAATAAAATCTTTcggttaatttttaatcgagaGGGTTATCCCGGCGCGTACATaagcgaataaaattattggcGTTACAGGTCAAGGTGCGTCGATTGATGAAATTATCGGTATAGCCGAGGGCGGCGTCGCGGATCACAGGATAATCAAATTGCGTGAATAAAGAATGTATTGTTCATCGTGTagagtaaaagaaaatgataaataaagttaaataattccGAATTTGATATCATATATTGCAAGCGTGCGCGAATACAGTATGCCATCGTCTTATCAGCAGAATTGGTGCTCGCTAAATGAAGACTTTGTTATCGATATTCTGGAACCATATCGTGTTATGTTTAAACAACggaattcaataattttaacatttatataataattaaatattttcttttaataatataatatgagttaagtataaaatattttaaagagaattaagatattttttattaagatttttattttaaaattctacataAAATAACTTGGTTCTATTGTATTACTTTGTAAATGGCTgatcttttttgttattaacttCTTTGACATTTTCTTTGAGAGAAAATCAATGTTAGATTTAGACGGGATGAGgtgagattaaaaaataatgttagcTTCATGgcatatgaataattttttgttcacAATATGTGCGCAAGTTGTGGGATATGTGGGCGTGGAAATGAATGAAAAGAAATGTCAGCCTTTAACGTGGGAGGTAAAACTGGTTCGTCGAAGGAGCTGTTGCTTCTTCTCGACCGTCGTATTATCTCGTTATTGTAGATCGCTTTTCTGATccagagagggagagggaaaaaaaagattaatgaaaataaagaactCGAGATAATTTCGTATTCAATCTCGAAAGGCCaacaatataacaattttgttaaaattaactatattctctttgaaaattgcgcatttatatatttgatattattaatctcttatttttaattctgattAGATTCATTGAGAAAATCTGTCACAAATTATTGTTTTGACTCTCTGTTTTTCatcttttcaaatttattttacatattatttatatacatctaATTCATTTACTACAattattgtgatttttttcttcgatttTTCGATCTGTCTCAATCTTCTTTGAAATTGCATTTCATCgggaataaaattacaaaaaatcgtaaaatatttgacacTTTTATTCCTTTAGTTATTGGATTATTTTGCGGATTATTTACATCGAGATGAGgtgatgtaaaatatatttcgaacgAACATACTTCTCGAGGAAAGCGTGGGCGCGGAAGTACTGAGCGCAATACATCGACAACAAGCTGTACACGCATGAGGAAGAGTAGGgagattgagagagagagagagagagagagagagagagagagagagagagagagagagaaggagacgaaaaggaaaaagagaaagagacgaaaACAAAGCAAACGCAGCCGCCGAGGCAACACAATGGCGCATCGACCCGCCAAAACTCGTGCCAGCCGACCGAATGCGCAGGAACACGCGCGCGTCGTGTCTCTTCGAAACATTGAATACTTTTTCCCCATCCTACCCCTCAACTTGTCACCCTCCGCCCCCGCGCCACCTGGTATATTGATCGTTTCCCTCGCGAAAATCGATCGATTTGCAGCAAATTTCCGAGAGAAAATTTCCGGCCCGCCCGGGAAcgtctctctcgctttctctcttccctttcgttcgatattttttcaatttcaattttgatttcaATGCTTgctaaattttgaaaagagaaaTCATCATCACTCGTGTAATTttctaatgaatattttttatcgattttctgacatatactatatatatatgtttcacttgtattaaattttatttatttttcacaaaactCTTGGTTCAACTTTTCCTCAATTTTGCCTCTAAAAATCTTACTTGATAGCTATCAATTTTGTATccaattttctaataaatattttttaataaatttttgctgattttattaaatattttttaacaaattttaataaatattttctaatgaaattttctaattcatattttttatcaattttctgaCATACATGTGTGTTTTATActtgcattaaattttatttatttttcaccaAACTCTTGGTTCAACTTTTCCTTACAATTTCGCTTCTAAAAATCTTACTTGATAGATACTATATCAATTTTCTTCTAAACTTCACTCAACTTCTACCTCAATTTTATAGCCTGGTTTTATACCCGGTTCCCTGCTAAATTCTCAATCAGAATCAATCGGTCCAGAATTGATCGGAAAATTTATCGACTGTGTGAATGGCACGCACGTAAATCCAACACTCGTACAATAATATCGACGACCTCTCGTTACGATCCTCGTTTCCAAAATCGCGAGCTGTCACTCGGCTAGTCGCTTTCTCTCCGCTCACGAGGGGGTTCTCTTCTCACGGGCCCCCCGATCCACGGTTCGCTCCCTTCTCTCTTACCTTCGAAGCACGCGCGGGGTCAGATCGAGCGAGAAGTACTCGCTCCAGGATGGATGGAAGGAAGATCAGGTACCGTGGTTGTCCTGGCAACCGGCATTGATCCTTCCCCTCTTGTTCTACCGCCACTGTACCCTCCTCTTCTCGCCTACCCGTTATTGCTGTACCCCCGTGCTTCACCCCCTTCCTCCATTTCTCTCCACTCCTTCGCCCCCCTCATTCACTAATGCACTCGAGCACACGTATAACGCAGtgtacgcacacacacacacacacacacatacatacatatacgaaTACCGATCATTCCTCTCGCTCGTCCGCGTGCTCGGCACAACCCCTCGACTTCTTGTTTtgttctctccttctttcttggACACTCGCAGTTTCCTTATTTTTCATCCTCTAATCTTGAATATTCAGATTCAGCGTATTAGCCGTACACCGAGTATAATTTCGTCGTGCTCATCCTTATTTATGTGTTTTTATGTGCCATACCTTTGCGCTACCAACTCCATTTgcatctttattcttttttggATAGTTtctgaagagagagagagagagagagagagagagcgagttggttcttttatttatataaaattcccTTTTCGAAtcatattccttttttttttttaaatgtaactaTTGGCAGATAATGAGATTAGTGCAGAAGAACAAAATcggcataatttaaaattcaaatgagGAAAGAATTTACGAGTGGCAAAATTAGATGATAATTAACTAATTCTTAGTTACGACACGCGAAAATGCTTTTCCGgtgataagataaaaatgcattataattatgacaaaCAACTTTCTATTATAcgccatatacatatatggttgttaattattaattagtaagTAACGATGTCATAAATTAAGAGAGACAAGTCCGTGTCTTTCTcccatttataattttattcactcTGTTactataatcataatattaattcgtcgtttctaaataaagaattaaatatgcaaGAGAATTACcttgtgtatacatatttcatttttccaACTAAATTTTCGCGTGATTTATAattctgttaaaataaaatttatctaaacaGAAATCCAGAAGAcctatgttaaaaattactcgctacaaaaattattattgttaaaaaatttgctttatcAACAAAAGTCTCCTCTTTTTTTGccaacacatttttttacctGGAATTAACAGTGTTAATCGTCCCTCGGTCAATGAGATGCGAAAATGGAAGATTGGACCAAACGAGGCAAACAGACAGACAGAGTGAGCGAGTAGAGATGAAAAAAAGGGAAGGGAGAATGAGTTAGTTGTGACGGCaggaagggag encodes:
- the Oli gene encoding uncharacterized protein Oli; the encoded protein is MRSYDGESSSTEDDDRREGLPEAHLQQGSWQRTASHPTWAWEHRNVHPLPPQSAAALESVYSTPGASHPGVSGPPAAYSSEHTQSAPGRRTPLGAVGLGGFYFQQQPQPHASSSALSDENRPDERPTGSRLNCPPKSKTTRQGKSVRLNINARERRRMHDLNDALDELRSVIPYAHSPSVRKLSKIATLLLAKNYILMQGNALDELRRVIAVLQSPHAHTTALPPTPVSYDLLQGFPGKLFQGVQEMQGLPTNDPQIVTGPPTDGTVASGESN